A single window of Gossypium arboreum isolate Shixiya-1 chromosome 13, ASM2569848v2, whole genome shotgun sequence DNA harbors:
- the LOC108484359 gene encoding classical arabinogalactan protein 9-like: MMLNNKFLFLSALFCIAVAGVLGQAPPTPSNPPTSTPAPPTPPASTPPPTTQPPPTPTTTSPPPASSPPPTSSPPPVTASPPPVSTPPPATPPSVSSPPPASPPPATPPPATPPPASPPPATPPPASPPPATPPPATPPPATPPPAPLASPPATVPAPAPSKTKAKSPALSPSASSPPSPSNEAPTPSLGASSPGPAGTDTSGVEKTWSIRKMVWSLVIGWGILSLML, translated from the exons ATGATGCTTAATAATAAGTTTTTGTTCTTATCAGCTTTGTTTTGCATTGCTGTAGCTGGCGTTTTAGGCCAAGCTCCTCCTACTCCTAGTAATCCTCCGACATCCACGCCGGCGCCGCCGACTCCGCCCGCTTCCACACCTCCACCTACTACTCAACCACCTCCAACACCCACAACTACTTCTCCGCCACCAGCTTCCTCTCCTCCTCCTACTTCATCACCACCTCCAGTGACAGCTTCTCCACCACCAGTTTCCACTCCTCCTCCAGCGACTCCCCCGTCCGTTAGCTCCCCACCACCAGCTTCTCCTCCCCCGGCTACTCCACCTCCCGCAACTCCCCCACCGGCTTCTCCACCGCCGGCTACCCCACCACCTGCTTCTCCCCCTCCTGCTACTCCTCCACCAGCAACTCCTCCTCCAGCTACCCCACCACCAGCTCCTTTGGCTTCTCCTCCTGCCACGGTTCCAGCTCCGGCCCCTAGCAAGACCAAAGCTAAGTCTCCAGCACTATCACCTTCGGCCTCCAGCCCACCGTCTCCATCAAATGAGGCCCCTACTCCCAGCCTCGGCGCTTCTTCACCAGGCCCTGCTGGAACCGATACG AGTGGAGTAGAGAAAACATGGTCCATAAGAAAGATGGTGTGGAGCTTGGTGATTGGATGGGGTATCCTCAGTTTAATGCTTTAA
- the LOC108484534 gene encoding uncharacterized protein LOC108484534, producing MEKKQGFFSALKEEVIRGLSPSRSRTNSPGRARSPIAILLRRKKSGHYNYGGAYLVQPEPLIARYGVGEALAPLMEGPDPDGGETGDSKRLGLGLGQWVMGQLSRTPSMASLSCKRSDLRLLLGVMGAPLAPVQVCSTDPLPHLSIKDTPIETSTAQYILQQYTAASGGLKLQNSVRNAYAMGKLKMVACEYETAAKTVKNRYGSRGAESGGFVLWQMNPDMWYVELAVGGSKVHAGCNGKLVWRHTPWLGARTAKGPVRPLRRALQGLDPRTTASMFSDAKCIGEKTINGEDCFILKLCTDPQTLKARSEGPAEIIRHVLFGYFSQKTGLLVHMEDSHLTRIQSNGGDTVYWETTINSYLHDYRPVEGIMIAHSGRSVITLFRFGEAAMSHTKTRMEEAWTIEEVAFNIPGLSVDCFIPPGDLKSGSISETYELPQDETGKSAIALSAYHAKVAALERAQDNWLTV from the exons ATGGAGAAAAAGCAAGGGTTTTTCTCAGCTCTCAAAGAGGAAGTAATTCGTGGGCTTTCACCTTCCCGCTCGAGGACCAACAGCCCCGGAAGAGCCCGGTCACCCATTGCCATTCTGTTGCGGAGAAAGAAAAGCGGCCACTACAACTACGGAGGCGCTTACCTGGTACAACCGGAGCCCTTGATCGCGAGGTACGGTGTCGGGGAAGCGTTAGCTCCGCTCATGGAAGGTCCCGACCCGGACGGAGGCGAAACCGGGGATTCCAAGAGGCTTGGGTTGGGGCTAGGACAATGGGTTATGGGACAGTTATCGAGGACTCCATCCATGGCTTCCTTGAGTTGCAAAAGGTCCGATCTAAGGCTGTTGCTCGGGGTCATGGGTGCACCTTTGGCTCCTGTTCAAGTTTGCTCCACTGACCCTTTGCCTCACTTGAGCATCAAAGACACTCCCATT GAAACGTCCACTGCTCAGTACATATTGCAGCAGTATACAGCTGCTTCCGGTGGTCTGAAGCTGCAAAACTCAGTTCGGAATGCGTATGCGATGGGAAAACTGAAAATGGTAGCTTGTGAGTACGAAACTGCTGCGAAGACGGTTAAGAACCGATATGGCTCCAGAGGTGCGGAGTCCGGTGGGTTTGTGCTCTGGCAAATGAATCCGGACATGTGGTATGTTGAACTTGCGGTTGGGGGCAGCAAGGTTCATGCTGGCTGTAATGGGAAGCTTGTATGGAGGCACACACCTTGGCTTGGAGCTCGCACTGCAAAGGGGCCTGTTAGACCCTTGCGTCGTGCACTTCAG GGTCTTGATCCGAGAACTACAGCTAGTATGTTTTCTGATGCAAAATGTATAGGAGAGAAGACAATTAATGGTGAGGATTGCTTCATCCTCAAGCTCTGTACCGACCCCCAGACATTGAAGGCAAGGAGTGAAGGCCCTGCGGAGATCATTAGGCATGTCTTATTTGGCTACTTTAGTCAGAAGACCGGGCTTCTGGTTCACATGGAGGATTCACATTTGACTCGTATTCAATCCAACGGTGGCGATACTGTTTACTGGGAAACCACAATCAATTCATATCTTCATGATTACCGACCCGTCGAAGGTATCATGATAGCACATTCTGGCCGTTCTGTCATTACACTTTTCAGGTTCGGGGAAGCTGCAATGAGCCATACGAAAACAAGGATGGAAGAAGCTTGGACGATCGAGGAGGTTGCCTTTAACATACCAGGCCTTTCTGTTGATTGTTTTATCCCTCCAGGTGATTTGAAATCTGGATCCATCAGTGAAACCTATGAACTACCTCAGGACGAAACAGGGAAGAGTGCGATCGCCTTATCAGCATATCATGCCAAAGTTGCTGCACTCGAGAGGGCACAGGATAATTGGCTGACAGTATGA